One Campylobacter concisus DNA segment encodes these proteins:
- a CDS encoding diacylglycerol kinase → MRNQPTYKFFKNFGYAREGLAEIFKNEKSFRIEICIFLIATISLFFWKFDLIFNLFLIFSMAFVLVCECLNSGLERVTDLASPDYHTLAKAAKDAGSAAVMIANFLCGALWCVAIGYKIWS, encoded by the coding sequence ATGAGAAACCAGCCAACGTATAAATTTTTTAAAAATTTTGGCTACGCAAGAGAGGGTTTGGCTGAAATTTTTAAAAACGAAAAGAGCTTTCGCATAGAAATTTGCATATTTTTGATAGCTACGATCTCGCTATTTTTTTGGAAATTTGACCTTATTTTTAACCTATTTTTGATCTTTAGCATGGCATTTGTGCTAGTTTGCGAGTGCTTAAACTCGGGCCTAGAGCGAGTGACTGATCTTGCAAGCCCAGACTATCACACCCTAGCAAAAGCGGCAAAGGACGCTGGAAGTGCTGCCGTGATGATCGCAAATTTCTTATGTGGCGCGCTTTGGTGCGTAGCGATAGGATATAAAATTTGGAGCTAG
- a CDS encoding exodeoxyribonuclease III, with the protein MKLISWNVNGLRAVVAKDGFGWLDEVRPDFLGLQEIKVKEDDVPKEIYNLGFKDISVNSGARAGYSGVMSLAKFDVQTQKAAFFDDTEGRVLEHRFGNIVLFNIYFPNGQKDDERLAYKMDFYEKFLAYCKELVKSGKEVIFCGDVNTAHREIDLKNPKANAKTSGFLPIERAWIDEVLKSGFIDTFRAVNGDVTDAYSWWSYRFNARAKNVGWRIDYFFISQGLKDRLKDAFILPEIAGSDHCPVGIEIEI; encoded by the coding sequence TTGAAACTTATTAGCTGGAACGTAAATGGGCTGCGCGCAGTCGTGGCAAAAGATGGCTTTGGCTGGCTTGATGAGGTTAGGCCTGATTTTTTGGGACTGCAAGAGATCAAGGTCAAAGAAGATGACGTGCCAAAAGAAATTTACAACCTTGGATTTAAAGATATCAGTGTAAATTCAGGCGCAAGGGCTGGCTACTCTGGTGTGATGAGCCTTGCTAAATTTGACGTGCAAACGCAAAAAGCAGCTTTTTTTGACGACACGGAGGGGCGAGTTTTGGAGCATAGATTTGGCAATATCGTGCTTTTTAACATCTACTTTCCAAACGGCCAAAAGGACGACGAGAGGCTAGCTTACAAAATGGACTTTTACGAGAAATTTCTGGCTTACTGCAAAGAGCTTGTAAAAAGCGGCAAAGAGGTGATATTTTGTGGCGACGTAAATACCGCTCACCGCGAGATCGACCTGAAAAATCCAAAGGCAAATGCCAAAACTTCAGGCTTTTTGCCTATCGAGCGCGCGTGGATAGATGAGGTGCTAAAAAGTGGCTTTATAGATACCTTTAGAGCCGTAAATGGCGACGTTACGGACGCTTACTCGTGGTGGAGCTACCGCTTTAATGCAAGGGCGAAAAATGTCGGCTGGAGGATTGATTATTTCTTCATTTCACAAGGGCTAAAAGATAGGCTAAAAGACGCCTTTATCCTACCAGAGATCGCTGGTAGCGACCACTGCCCAGTTGGCATAGAGATAGAAATTTAG
- a CDS encoding manganese efflux pump MntP family protein, translating to MQLLLLSFALSMDSAALNMANGARYKSLGFDKILFIAFMLGFFQFLMPLLGYFLGISFAKFISSIDHFIAFFILCFLGFKMLKEACSSEAGESLSMDIKTIFVGAFATSIDALAVGVTLSFEAVNVFESALIIGIVCFVLSLAAFYIGKFMGEILEKKALFLGGAILIFLGFKILITHLLEEGVL from the coding sequence ATGCAGCTTTTACTTCTTAGCTTCGCTCTTAGCATGGATAGCGCAGCTCTAAATATGGCAAACGGCGCAAGGTATAAAAGCCTTGGCTTTGACAAAATTTTATTTATCGCTTTTATGCTCGGCTTTTTTCAGTTTCTCATGCCGCTTCTTGGCTATTTTCTAGGCATTAGCTTTGCTAAATTTATAAGCTCTATCGATCACTTCATCGCATTTTTTATACTTTGTTTTCTTGGCTTTAAAATGCTAAAAGAGGCCTGTAGCAGCGAGGCTGGCGAGTCCTTAAGCATGGATATTAAGACCATTTTTGTTGGTGCATTTGCCACGAGCATCGACGCACTCGCCGTTGGCGTCACGCTTAGCTTTGAAGCGGTTAATGTATTTGAGAGTGCGCTCATCATCGGCATAGTCTGCTTTGTGCTAAGCCTAGCTGCCTTTTACATCGGTAAATTTATGGGTGAAATTTTAGAGAAAAAGGCGCTATTTTTAGGTGGAGCGATACTTATATTTCTAGGCTTTAAAATCCTCATCACCCACTTGCTAGAAGAGGGCGTGCTCTAA
- a CDS encoding DUF4197 domain-containing protein, whose protein sequence is MKKSLVILCGALALNLQAASMDDMINKGVKIATHASSGDYKSLVSEALNAAVSELSKEGFINNATAKIPLPKSLEMASNLAKKVGGEKWAQDLSKSINNAATTAVPKAAEIFSESIKNMSEADVKKLFNGGSDSVTKYLEKSSSQKLKAAFTPIIEKMMSDNSFATAYNGLNSFIGGSAKNNETIKSVKSLAKNLGASEYVPDEGEDLNAYITRKTLDGLFNVMSEKEKGLRSGFSLDSGKKVLDSIFK, encoded by the coding sequence ATGAAAAAATCTCTTGTTATTCTTTGTGGCGCGCTTGCTTTAAATTTACAAGCAGCAAGCATGGATGATATGATAAATAAAGGTGTGAAAATCGCCACTCACGCATCAAGTGGCGACTATAAAAGCCTAGTTAGCGAGGCGCTAAATGCAGCTGTGAGCGAGCTTTCAAAAGAGGGCTTTATAAACAACGCCACAGCTAAAATCCCACTCCCAAAAAGCCTTGAAATGGCGTCAAATTTAGCCAAAAAAGTGGGCGGCGAGAAGTGGGCGCAAGACCTTAGCAAGTCGATAAACAACGCTGCGACCACGGCTGTGCCAAAGGCAGCTGAGATTTTTAGCGAGAGCATAAAAAATATGAGCGAGGCCGATGTCAAAAAGCTCTTTAACGGCGGCAGCGACAGCGTTACGAAGTATTTAGAGAAAAGCTCCAGTCAAAAGCTAAAGGCGGCATTTACACCGATAATTGAAAAAATGATGAGCGATAATAGCTTTGCGACTGCCTATAATGGGCTAAATTCTTTCATCGGCGGCTCAGCTAAAAACAACGAAACGATAAAATCAGTCAAAAGCCTAGCTAAAAATTTAGGCGCAAGCGAATATGTGCCAGATGAAGGCGAAGACCTAAACGCATATATCACTAGAAAGACGCTAGATGGGCTATTTAACGTGATGAGCGAGAAGGAAAAGGGGCTAAGAAGCGGCTTTAGCCTAGATAGCGGCAAAAAGGTGCTAGACTCGATCTTTAAATGA
- a CDS encoding DMT family transporter, which yields MRNLSAQNKADIALIVVAIVWGATFLPMANALKTNGVFVMLFCRFFLSAIFMGFVALKFTKKFNKKSVTHGIILGAVLFLSFATQTYALKLTFSSSVAFITGLECVIVPFMAAFIFKNKISIFAILGALIAIFGLWLLSGATLALGAGEALALICAIFYALYTTLNGHFVRKSELYLLVFVVLLTVSLLSFVFALFQGSIVPKFDREFFIAIFITTVIGTIFCYFVQTIAQRYTTASKAALFFCLEPVSAGLIGYFFAGEILSIWQIFGAMLIIFGVIFSEFGKQICSKFKL from the coding sequence ATGAGAAATTTAAGTGCTCAAAACAAAGCTGACATCGCTCTTATCGTAGTTGCTATCGTTTGGGGCGCTACGTTTTTACCCATGGCAAACGCGCTAAAGACAAATGGCGTCTTTGTCATGCTCTTTTGCCGGTTTTTTCTCTCGGCTATCTTTATGGGCTTTGTCGCGCTTAAATTTACTAAGAAATTTAACAAAAAGAGCGTCACCCACGGCATTATCCTTGGAGCGGTGCTCTTTTTGTCATTTGCCACGCAAACTTACGCCCTAAAGCTTACTTTTAGCTCGAGCGTTGCCTTTATCACGGGGCTTGAGTGTGTGATAGTCCCTTTTATGGCGGCTTTTATTTTTAAAAATAAGATAAGCATTTTTGCCATTTTGGGCGCACTCATCGCTATTTTTGGGCTTTGGCTATTAAGTGGCGCCACGCTCGCACTTGGGGCTGGAGAGGCACTAGCGCTTATTTGCGCGATATTTTATGCGCTTTATACGACGCTAAATGGCCACTTTGTAAGAAAGAGCGAGCTTTATTTGCTTGTCTTTGTTGTCTTACTCACCGTCTCTTTGCTTTCGTTTGTTTTTGCGCTTTTTCAGGGCAGTATCGTGCCAAAATTTGATAGGGAATTTTTCATAGCGATATTTATCACTACGGTGATTGGCACCATATTTTGCTACTTTGTGCAAACCATCGCTCAAAGATACACGACCGCTAGCAAGGCGGCCCTATTTTTCTGCCTAGAGCCAGTCTCTGCTGGGCTAATAGGCTACTTTTTTGCTGGCGAGATACTTAGTATCTGGCAAATTTTTGGAGCCATGCTCATCATCTTTGGCGTCATTTTTAGCGAATTTGGCAAGCAAATTTGCTCTAAATTTAAGCTCTAA
- a CDS encoding class I SAM-dependent methyltransferase, whose protein sequence is MQNLWDKKASNYQRFDGKISAIQQQIFGKALAWGVDFSGKDILDIGCGTGVWSIFLSKTAKHITGIDSSEKMIEILNEDAKRFGMTNLTSEVCSWREFKPARLFDIAICTMSPAIASDEDFAKFQNCAKQKLYLGWDKPRSSDLLEPFFEKFGRVLSQKNVVDRLEAWLNEQGIAYKSQILNETRIARRSVQEAAENICWHLEINGAKNYDEKTVLAMLKERFEGEFIDEKIDSQMKLFVF, encoded by the coding sequence ATGCAAAATTTATGGGATAAAAAGGCGTCAAACTACCAAAGATTTGACGGCAAGATCAGCGCTATCCAGCAGCAAATTTTTGGTAAAGCCTTGGCTTGGGGAGTTGATTTTAGTGGCAAAGATATCCTTGATATCGGCTGCGGCACGGGCGTTTGGAGCATATTTTTATCAAAAACGGCTAAGCATATAACAGGCATCGATAGCTCAGAAAAGATGATAGAAATTTTAAATGAGGACGCAAAGAGATTTGGCATGACAAATTTAACCAGCGAGGTTTGCTCTTGGAGAGAATTTAAGCCAGCAAGGCTCTTTGATATCGCCATTTGCACGATGAGCCCAGCCATTGCGAGCGATGAAGATTTTGCTAAATTTCAAAACTGCGCCAAGCAAAAGCTCTATCTTGGCTGGGACAAGCCTAGAAGCTCTGATCTACTTGAGCCATTTTTTGAAAAATTTGGCCGCGTGCTCTCTCAAAAAAACGTCGTAGATAGGCTTGAAGCGTGGCTAAACGAGCAAGGCATCGCTTATAAGAGTCAAATTTTAAACGAAACTAGGATCGCTAGACGAAGCGTGCAAGAAGCAGCTGAAAATATCTGCTGGCACCTTGAGATAAACGGAGCTAAAAACTACGATGAAAAGACGGTTTTAGCGATGTTAAAAGAGAGATTTGAGGGCGAGTTTATAGATGAGAAAATAGACTCTCAAATGAAGCTTTTTGTCTTTTAG
- a CDS encoding acyl-CoA thioesterase, producing the protein MRDFIYHVTIPPQAIDMHGHMNNVYYFTLMQEAAFAHSAAVGDTVEAQYKRGEIWLIRKNEAKYIKSAKLMDKIEIYTYTQTEGKATSCRYFEFKKDGELIATGKTEFVYIDLKTNRPKAIPAEIIALYS; encoded by the coding sequence ATGAGAGATTTTATATATCACGTCACCATTCCACCACAAGCCATCGACATGCACGGTCACATGAATAATGTCTATTATTTTACACTTATGCAAGAGGCTGCATTTGCCCACTCCGCCGCTGTTGGCGACACTGTTGAGGCGCAGTATAAAAGGGGTGAAATTTGGCTCATTAGAAAAAATGAAGCAAAATATATAAAAAGCGCAAAGCTGATGGATAAGATAGAAATTTACACCTACACGCAGACTGAGGGCAAGGCGACATCTTGCAGATATTTCGAGTTTAAAAAAGATGGCGAGCTAATAGCAACTGGCAAGACGGAATTTGTCTATATCGATCTAAAGACAAACCGCCCAAAAGCTATCCCAGCTGAGATCATCGCGCTTTACTCGTGA
- a CDS encoding Fur family transcriptional regulator, with translation MNARNFLEEHNIKATTLRIKLVEILQNAKAPLSYDEILQILDANKTTFYRSMEIFEKENLVIKTENNHKSYYELANEAKAYFICDVCHKVTNIDMPHLNVAKNIKSAVIKGVCDECGHE, from the coding sequence ATGAACGCGAGAAATTTCTTAGAAGAGCACAATATCAAGGCCACGACGCTTCGCATAAAGCTTGTTGAAATTTTACAAAACGCCAAAGCACCGCTAAGCTACGACGAAATTTTGCAAATTCTTGACGCAAACAAGACGACCTTTTATAGAAGTATGGAAATTTTTGAGAAGGAAAATCTCGTCATAAAAACCGAAAACAACCACAAGAGCTACTACGAGCTAGCAAACGAAGCCAAAGCCTACTTCATCTGCGACGTCTGCCACAAAGTAACAAACATCGATATGCCCCACCTAAACGTCGCTAAAAATATAAAAAGTGCCGTGATAAAGGGCGTTTGCGACGAATGCGGTCACGAGTAA
- a CDS encoding metal ABC transporter solute-binding protein, Zn/Mn family — protein MRKIIVFLAVCALSLFAKPVVTTSILPTKFFVEQIAGDTLDVNAMVGKGADPHTYEPKPKQMKELEKSELYFAIGIEFEDAWLDRFSKTFKNLRIVKTQEGIEKIAMSEEHEHEEHHEHKHEGEHKHEHHDHGAHKHHDHEGEHEHHHHHDGLDPHIWLDPILVKTQADNIAKALIEKFPQNAKLYEENLAKFKASLDELDGFIKNELKDIKTREFIVYHPSWGYFAKRYDLEQIAIEIEGKEPKPAELKELIEEAKEHGVKVIFVAPQFPTKAANLIAKETGSKVVMIDQLPENWLAEMKKTAEIFAKSL, from the coding sequence ATGAGAAAAATTATCGTTTTTTTAGCTGTTTGTGCTTTGTCTCTTTTTGCAAAGCCGGTTGTGACTACTAGCATACTGCCAACGAAATTTTTCGTCGAGCAGATCGCTGGAGATACGCTAGATGTAAATGCGATGGTTGGCAAAGGGGCTGATCCGCACACCTACGAGCCAAAACCAAAGCAGATGAAGGAGCTTGAAAAGAGCGAGCTTTACTTTGCTATCGGCATCGAGTTTGAGGATGCGTGGCTTGATCGCTTCTCAAAGACATTTAAAAATTTACGCATCGTAAAGACGCAGGAAGGCATCGAAAAGATCGCTATGAGCGAGGAGCATGAACATGAAGAGCACCACGAGCACAAGCATGAGGGCGAACATAAACATGAGCACCACGACCATGGCGCTCACAAACACCATGACCATGAGGGAGAGCATGAGCACCATCACCACCACGACGGCCTTGATCCACACATCTGGCTTGACCCTATCTTGGTAAAAACTCAAGCTGATAACATCGCAAAGGCGCTAATAGAGAAATTCCCGCAAAATGCAAAGCTTTATGAGGAGAATTTGGCTAAATTTAAAGCTAGCCTTGACGAGCTTGATGGCTTTATCAAAAATGAGCTAAAAGATATCAAAACTCGCGAATTTATCGTATATCACCCATCTTGGGGCTACTTTGCAAAGCGCTATGATTTAGAGCAAATAGCCATTGAAATAGAGGGCAAAGAGCCAAAGCCAGCTGAGCTAAAAGAGCTTATAGAAGAGGCAAAAGAGCACGGTGTAAAGGTCATTTTCGTAGCTCCACAGTTTCCAACAAAGGCTGCAAATTTGATTGCAAAAGAGACTGGCTCAAAGGTCGTCATGATAGATCAGTTGCCTGAAAACTGGCTAGCTGAGATGAAAAAAACGGCTGAAATTTTCGCAAAAAGTCTATAG